Proteins found in one Actinokineospora alba genomic segment:
- a CDS encoding helix-turn-helix domain-containing protein, with translation MAADRVTRTQDRATALWASLPRDLVVKFHPMVGRLTQDMIREIQHAVPEYARPLKGHFGAIMTAGVEQAVLRILDTVGVGGSQNEKWAAMFRQLGRVEFAEGRSLDCLQTAYRVGGRVAWRHVAAWGQQQRLPTAMFTVAAEAIFAYVDEISALSIEGYTAAQAESAGVVERRRQRLLDLLLADEPASPKAVAALAGQVGWQVPDEVSVIVVEHADLPDGDWGRPTPPEVLMDLDGDVPCVISADPDAHLPLLTERLRGRRLCVGPVVPLATAPSSLRWARRAMDLVDRGVLPDREVLWCRDHLSTLWLLGDEFLIEQLYERALAPLTGLTDKQRTRASETMLAWLETRGSAPEMADKLNIHPQTVRYRMKLVEKLFGDQLDDSTSRLDLEIALRAGRLLRSKQDKQLRVLR, from the coding sequence ATGGCCGCTGATCGGGTTACGCGGACCCAGGACCGGGCCACCGCGTTGTGGGCCTCGCTACCGCGCGACTTGGTGGTGAAGTTCCATCCGATGGTCGGCAGGCTGACCCAGGACATGATTCGCGAGATCCAGCACGCGGTGCCCGAATACGCGCGGCCGCTCAAGGGGCATTTCGGCGCGATCATGACCGCCGGAGTGGAGCAGGCCGTACTGCGCATCCTCGACACGGTCGGCGTCGGCGGGTCGCAGAACGAGAAGTGGGCGGCCATGTTCCGCCAGCTCGGGCGGGTCGAGTTCGCCGAGGGCCGCAGCCTGGACTGCCTGCAGACCGCCTACCGGGTGGGTGGCCGGGTGGCCTGGCGCCATGTCGCGGCGTGGGGTCAGCAGCAGCGGCTGCCGACGGCGATGTTCACCGTCGCCGCGGAGGCGATCTTCGCCTACGTCGATGAGATCTCCGCCCTGTCGATCGAGGGGTACACCGCCGCCCAGGCGGAGTCCGCCGGGGTGGTCGAGCGTCGCCGGCAGCGGCTGCTGGACCTGCTGCTTGCCGACGAGCCCGCGTCGCCGAAGGCCGTCGCCGCACTGGCGGGACAGGTGGGCTGGCAGGTTCCCGACGAGGTCTCGGTGATCGTCGTCGAGCACGCTGACCTGCCGGATGGCGACTGGGGCAGGCCGACGCCGCCCGAGGTGCTGATGGACCTCGACGGCGATGTCCCCTGCGTGATCAGCGCCGATCCCGACGCGCACCTGCCCCTGCTCACCGAGCGGCTGCGCGGCAGGCGGCTGTGCGTCGGCCCGGTCGTCCCGCTGGCCACGGCGCCGTCCTCGCTGCGGTGGGCGCGGCGGGCGATGGACCTCGTCGACCGCGGGGTGCTTCCCGACCGCGAGGTCCTCTGGTGCCGCGACCACCTGTCCACGCTGTGGCTGCTCGGCGACGAGTTCCTGATCGAACAGCTCTACGAGCGGGCCCTGGCGCCGCTGACCGGGTTGACCGACAAGCAGCGCACGCGGGCATCGGAGACGATGCTGGCCTGGCTGGAGACCCGCGGCAGCGCCCCGGAAATGGCCGACAAGCTCAACATCCACCCGCAAACCGTGCGTTACCGCATGAAACTGGTGGAGAAACTGTTCGGCGACCAGTTGGACGACTCGACCTCCCGACTGGACCTGGAGATCGCACTGCGCGCGGGCAGGCTGCTGCGCTCGAAGCAGGACAAACAATTGAGGGTGCTGCGCTGA
- a CDS encoding ABC transporter permease has product MSRHALRTRGRDDDTVQLYLGRRVGWAGSTVSTQIRVLTLRSLRTAFGDYRLVFFGLLQPVVMLLLFSQVFSGIGNLPGVVEYQGYINYLMPATLVNIAMTTAMSSGVGMLTEIYTGFIGRLRTMPISLFSVLVARTLSDAVRLAVQVVVAIAVAVVVLDFTPAGTGGVVAAVALTIVFGWGMGWVFVALATWQGKPETMQAISFIVMFPLMFASSAYMPVEAMPGWIKVVSTVNPVTYAIDAIRALCLGKPVGWALAAAIGLVAATATAGAVIAARNFRRTR; this is encoded by the coding sequence ATGAGCCGCCACGCTCTTCGCACCAGGGGCCGCGACGACGACACCGTCCAGCTCTACCTCGGCAGGCGAGTCGGCTGGGCGGGAAGCACCGTGTCCACCCAGATCCGCGTCCTGACCCTGCGCTCCCTGCGCACCGCCTTCGGCGACTACCGGCTGGTGTTCTTCGGACTGCTGCAACCGGTCGTCATGCTGCTGTTGTTCAGCCAGGTGTTCAGCGGCATCGGCAACCTGCCCGGCGTCGTGGAGTACCAGGGCTACATCAACTACCTGATGCCCGCCACCCTGGTGAACATCGCGATGACCACCGCGATGAGCTCGGGTGTCGGAATGCTGACGGAGATCTACACCGGCTTCATCGGCAGGCTCAGAACCATGCCGATCAGCCTTTTCTCGGTCCTGGTGGCCAGAACCCTGTCCGACGCGGTGCGGTTGGCCGTCCAGGTGGTGGTGGCGATCGCGGTCGCGGTGGTGGTCCTGGACTTCACCCCGGCGGGCACGGGTGGTGTGGTCGCGGCGGTGGCGCTGACGATCGTCTTCGGCTGGGGCATGGGCTGGGTCTTCGTCGCTTTGGCGACGTGGCAGGGAAAGCCGGAGACCATGCAGGCCATCTCGTTCATCGTGATGTTCCCGCTGATGTTCGCCTCCAGCGCTTACATGCCGGTGGAAGCGATGCCCGGGTGGATCAAGGTGGTCTCCACCGTAAACCCGGTGACCTACGCGATCGACGCGATCAGGGCCCTGTGCCTGGGAAAGCCGGTCGGCTGGGCACTGGCGGCGGCGATCGGACTGGTAGCGGCCACGGCCACGGCGGGCGCCGTCATCGCCGCCCGCAACTTCCGCCGCACCCGCTGA
- a CDS encoding ABC transporter ATP-binding protein, translating into MQRPRISVVGLGKSYGPVTALVDVNLAVGPGTILGILGHNGAGKTTLVDILATRTLPTSGTATVCGFDVVEAGHLVRKCIGMSGQFVAVDETLSGRANLILIARLLGAGARRAAARADELIEMFDLVQAAKRKAATYSGGMKRRLDLAASLLGKPDVLFLDEPTTGLDPISRSELWGFVEQLAANGTSVVLTTQYLDEADRLARDIIVLAGGHIVARGTPAELKARVGTRSAKVTFADPFTTRRAADALMFAGMAPLADEPLCAITVPVATGREISALVRALDTWSVIPLDLTVTEPTLDDVYIALHRAAKSAV; encoded by the coding sequence ATGCAACGACCGCGCATCAGTGTCGTCGGCCTGGGCAAGTCCTACGGCCCGGTGACCGCGCTGGTCGACGTCAATCTCGCGGTCGGCCCCGGCACCATCCTCGGCATCCTCGGCCACAACGGCGCGGGGAAGACGACCTTGGTCGACATCCTGGCCACCCGCACCCTCCCCACCTCGGGAACGGCCACGGTGTGCGGGTTCGACGTCGTCGAGGCGGGCCACCTGGTGCGCAAGTGCATCGGCATGTCCGGCCAGTTCGTGGCCGTGGACGAGACCCTGAGCGGCCGCGCGAACCTGATCCTCATCGCCCGCCTCCTGGGCGCGGGCGCCCGCCGGGCCGCGGCGCGGGCCGATGAGCTGATCGAGATGTTCGACCTCGTCCAGGCCGCGAAGCGCAAGGCCGCCACGTATTCCGGTGGCATGAAGCGAAGACTGGACCTGGCGGCGAGCCTGCTGGGCAAGCCGGACGTGCTGTTCCTCGACGAACCCACGACGGGTCTGGACCCGATCAGCCGCAGCGAACTGTGGGGGTTCGTCGAGCAGCTCGCCGCCAACGGCACGTCGGTCGTGCTGACCACGCAGTACCTCGACGAGGCCGACCGACTGGCCCGCGACATCATCGTTCTGGCGGGCGGGCACATCGTCGCCCGGGGTACGCCCGCGGAACTCAAGGCCAGGGTCGGCACCCGGTCGGCAAAGGTCACCTTCGCCGACCCCTTCACCACCCGCCGCGCCGCTGACGCCCTGATGTTCGCGGGCATGGCGCCGCTGGCCGATGAACCGCTGTGCGCCATCACGGTCCCCGTCGCCACCGGCCGTGAGATCTCGGCACTGGTGCGGGCCTTGGACACCTGGTCGGTCATCCCCCTCGACCTGACCGTCACCGAACCCACCCTGGACGACGTCTACATAGCGCTGCACCGCGCGGCAAAGAGCGCGGTATGA
- a CDS encoding acyltransferase family protein: protein MTAPPQRKFDLEGYRAVAALVVIIFHAYQHNRYGTWWTWPLEGSLWHDVLMNTDMLVDMFFILSGFLLGLPYAKAALGDRKPRPARAFLLRRAVRLIPLYMIAVLIVWAISNPVLPGDWRDLLLHLTFTHVWSDDKIFYTNGPAWTLGVEAHFYLLLAALGAIGQRYLPPMESRRKRIVVMVAVLFGLIAISLGYKFWAVYVRGFPVEGWSIWFNPAAKLDIFAVGMLLAVAAAAGVRWPNAAVRTLVGLTGGAVVALGVWLRYAHLPDTFTHTFFGTGIMLVIAATALSTGRGPYWLRWPPMLSLSMVSYSLYIWHEPLLRALDSAGLLPTPAGGAGAFLVTAAVLLGASVPVAYLSYWMIEVPAQRIMGAFDADGRSREYYAPLPEPRSA, encoded by the coding sequence ATGACGGCGCCACCGCAGCGCAAGTTCGACCTGGAGGGCTACCGGGCGGTCGCCGCGCTGGTCGTGATCATCTTCCACGCCTACCAGCACAACCGGTACGGCACGTGGTGGACCTGGCCGCTAGAGGGCTCGCTGTGGCACGACGTGCTGATGAACACGGACATGTTGGTGGACATGTTCTTCATCCTGTCCGGGTTCCTCCTCGGGCTGCCCTACGCGAAGGCCGCGCTGGGTGACCGCAAACCGCGGCCCGCGCGCGCGTTCCTCCTGCGGCGGGCCGTGCGGCTGATCCCGCTGTACATGATCGCGGTGCTGATCGTGTGGGCGATCAGCAACCCGGTGCTGCCGGGCGACTGGCGCGACCTGCTGCTGCACCTGACTTTCACGCATGTGTGGAGCGACGACAAGATCTTCTACACCAACGGGCCCGCGTGGACGCTCGGCGTCGAAGCGCACTTCTACCTGCTACTCGCCGCGCTGGGCGCGATCGGGCAGCGCTACCTGCCGCCGATGGAGTCGCGGCGGAAGCGGATCGTCGTGATGGTGGCGGTCCTGTTCGGCCTGATCGCGATCAGCCTCGGGTACAAGTTCTGGGCGGTGTACGTGCGCGGGTTCCCGGTCGAAGGCTGGTCGATCTGGTTCAACCCGGCGGCCAAGCTCGACATCTTCGCGGTCGGCATGCTGCTGGCGGTGGCGGCCGCGGCGGGGGTGCGGTGGCCCAACGCCGCCGTGCGCACCCTGGTGGGGCTCACCGGCGGCGCGGTCGTCGCCCTGGGCGTGTGGCTGCGCTACGCGCACCTGCCGGACACGTTCACCCACACGTTCTTCGGCACGGGCATCATGCTGGTCATCGCGGCGACCGCGCTGAGCACGGGACGTGGCCCGTACTGGCTGCGCTGGCCGCCGATGCTGTCGCTCAGCATGGTCAGCTACAGCCTCTACATCTGGCATGAGCCGCTGCTGCGCGCGCTCGACAGCGCCGGTCTGCTGCCGACCCCGGCGGGCGGCGCGGGAGCGTTCCTGGTGACCGCCGCCGTGCTGCTCGGGGCGTCGGTTCCGGTGGCGTACCTGAGCTACTGGATGATCGAGGTCCCGGCCCAGCGGATCATGGGCGCGTTCGACGCCGATGGCCGATCCCGCGAGTACTACGCACCGCTGCCGGAACCCCGTTCGGCGTGA
- a CDS encoding glycosyltransferase family 2 protein has product MLTNGPVKLDPSGGSAEPRTLRLPRHAGAGQWYPQRHRWADRETWSAEVSDVLAAGERSRRAPVVAVIRLAERDRIVSRFGGQGLAHVHDQIAAMLSADLSRHELIGLDGDDGIVVLLRGTADRQVGRRLGAMAARISRTEIRLGRDSVQVTPICGWTSARPDTGVPALLRQAQDAGDVAGTHLDLIPRRWRADAPRAASAWLPRSLRTTLQVALTLVLGIAAPFLALLGLYQLGIDLATPAYLIVTAALVVTSALIWAEGLHALDPPKLPPAPRRYPPASAVIAAYLPNEAETIVETLRAFLAQDYPGKLQIVLAYNTPHDLPVEDELRELAARNCRLVLLRVDGSTSKAQNVNAALQVVDGVFTGVFDADHQPDTDAYRRAWHWLEAGADVVQGHCVIRNGDASWVARTVAVEFESIYAVSHSGRAQLHQFGLFGGSNGFWSTAVLRDLRMHGHMLTEDIDSSFRALLDGYRLVYDPLLLSRELAPVTLRALWNQRMRWAQGWSQVSRRHLTVALRSERLSGRNKFGTSFLLGWREVYPWLSLQMVPVIAFLAWRAGGLDNLDWAIPTFVLTSLYTLTAGPVMVMFAYRLAAPEIRRRRRWFVAYLVVSTLFYTELKNLISRVAHLKELMGERQWIVTPRERST; this is encoded by the coding sequence ATGCTGACCAACGGGCCGGTCAAGCTGGACCCCTCCGGCGGCAGTGCCGAGCCGCGGACGCTGCGGCTGCCCCGGCACGCCGGCGCCGGGCAGTGGTACCCCCAGCGACACCGGTGGGCCGACCGCGAGACCTGGTCGGCTGAGGTCTCCGACGTCCTCGCCGCGGGCGAGCGCTCTCGCCGGGCGCCGGTCGTGGCGGTGATCCGCCTCGCCGAGCGCGACCGGATCGTCTCCCGGTTCGGCGGACAGGGGCTCGCCCACGTCCACGACCAGATCGCGGCCATGCTGAGCGCGGACCTGTCCCGGCACGAGCTGATCGGGCTCGACGGCGACGACGGGATCGTCGTGCTGCTGCGCGGGACCGCGGACCGGCAGGTCGGACGCAGACTCGGCGCCATGGCGGCCCGGATCAGCCGCACGGAGATCCGGCTCGGCCGCGACAGCGTGCAGGTCACGCCCATCTGCGGCTGGACCAGCGCGCGCCCCGACACCGGTGTGCCCGCCCTGTTGCGCCAGGCCCAGGACGCCGGTGATGTGGCGGGCACCCACCTCGACCTCATCCCCCGCCGCTGGCGGGCGGACGCGCCCCGGGCGGCGTCGGCGTGGCTGCCGAGGTCGTTGCGCACGACGCTGCAGGTGGCGCTGACTCTCGTGCTCGGCATCGCCGCGCCGTTCCTGGCGCTGCTCGGGCTCTACCAGCTGGGGATCGACCTGGCGACGCCCGCGTACCTGATCGTCACCGCCGCGCTGGTGGTCACCTCGGCGCTGATCTGGGCGGAGGGGCTGCACGCGCTGGACCCGCCCAAGCTGCCGCCCGCGCCACGGCGCTACCCGCCCGCCTCTGCGGTGATCGCGGCGTACCTGCCCAACGAGGCGGAGACGATCGTGGAGACACTGCGCGCGTTCCTCGCCCAGGACTACCCGGGCAAGCTGCAGATCGTCCTGGCCTACAACACCCCGCACGATCTGCCGGTCGAGGACGAGCTGCGGGAGCTGGCGGCCCGCAACTGCAGGCTGGTCCTGCTGCGGGTGGACGGGTCGACCTCCAAGGCGCAGAACGTCAACGCGGCGCTGCAGGTCGTCGACGGCGTGTTCACCGGGGTCTTCGACGCCGACCACCAGCCCGACACCGACGCCTACCGCCGGGCCTGGCACTGGCTCGAGGCGGGCGCGGACGTCGTCCAGGGCCACTGCGTGATCCGCAACGGCGACGCCTCGTGGGTAGCGCGCACGGTGGCGGTCGAGTTCGAATCCATCTACGCGGTAAGCCATTCCGGCCGGGCGCAGCTGCACCAGTTCGGCTTGTTCGGCGGCTCCAACGGTTTCTGGTCGACCGCGGTGCTGCGGGACCTGCGGATGCACGGGCACATGCTCACCGAGGACATCGACTCGTCGTTCCGCGCGCTGCTCGACGGCTACCGGCTGGTGTACGACCCGCTGCTGCTCAGCCGCGAACTAGCGCCGGTCACGCTGCGGGCGCTGTGGAACCAGCGGATGCGCTGGGCCCAGGGCTGGAGCCAGGTCTCCCGCAGGCATCTCACCGTGGCGCTGCGGTCGGAGCGGCTCAGCGGGCGCAACAAGTTCGGCACGTCGTTCCTGCTCGGCTGGCGCGAGGTCTACCCGTGGCTGTCGCTGCAGATGGTGCCGGTCATCGCGTTCCTGGCCTGGCGCGCGGGCGGGCTGGACAACCTCGACTGGGCCATCCCGACGTTCGTGCTGACCTCGCTGTACACGCTCACGGCCGGGCCGGTGATGGTGATGTTCGCGTACCGGCTGGCCGCCCCCGAGATCCGGCGCAGACGGCGCTGGTTCGTCGCGTACCTGGTGGTGTCGACGCTGTTCTACACGGAGCTGAAGAACCTGATCAGCCGCGTCGCCCACCTCAAGGAGCTGATGGGTGAACGCCAGTGGATCGTCACGCCCCGCGAGCGGTCGACATGA
- a CDS encoding DUF6766 family protein, with product MRRFLRDNGLTLGFGTLFLGALIGQAFAGHADMNNKRLSNDLDAVGLGDYLTSSDFAVDVSENWQSEYLQFFLFVMATIWLIQRGSPESKRPSEVGLESDEKQRVGKHTRPDSPAWARAGGWRTALFSTSLGLTMGGLFLLCWLAQFVAGRAAHNGEQLSSFQDPLGAGEYLISADFWNRSLQNWQSEFLAIASMAILSVYLRQRGSPESKPVGAAHTVTEESG from the coding sequence ATGCGGCGCTTCCTGCGCGACAACGGGCTGACGCTCGGGTTCGGCACCCTGTTCTTGGGCGCCCTGATCGGGCAGGCGTTCGCCGGCCACGCGGACATGAACAACAAGCGGCTGAGCAACGACCTCGACGCGGTCGGGCTCGGCGACTACCTCACCTCCTCCGATTTCGCCGTCGACGTGTCGGAGAACTGGCAGTCCGAATATCTGCAGTTCTTCCTGTTCGTGATGGCCACGATCTGGCTCATTCAGCGCGGATCGCCGGAATCGAAGCGGCCGTCGGAGGTGGGCCTGGAAAGTGACGAGAAGCAGCGGGTCGGTAAACACACCAGGCCCGACTCACCCGCGTGGGCGAGGGCGGGCGGATGGCGCACCGCGCTGTTCTCCACGTCACTCGGCCTCACCATGGGCGGGCTGTTCCTGCTGTGCTGGCTGGCGCAGTTCGTCGCGGGCCGGGCCGCCCACAACGGCGAGCAGCTCTCGTCGTTCCAGGACCCGCTCGGCGCGGGGGAGTACCTGATCTCGGCGGACTTCTGGAACCGTTCGCTGCAGAACTGGCAGTCGGAGTTCCTGGCCATCGCCTCGATGGCCATCCTCAGCGTGTACCTGCGCCAGCGCGGCTCGCCGGAGTCCAAGCCGGTCGGGGCCGCGCACACGGTCACGGAGGAATCCGGCTGA